CAAAGAAATACTCGGCAGTTCGATCGatcatttcataaaaatgaacGATGTAAACAATATGTctcgttaattttataaaaagacgCGATTTCTATTTAACGCAGGAAGCTTTATGCGGCCTGAGGCAAGAGACGCCGCCAAGAGATCTATTACGGACACCGTGTACATCGCCGTCAACGCCGCATAATCTGCAGACGACGATATCACAAAATTGGAACAACGCCAATCAGCTCGGTCCTGGCAGAACGAGAAGTTCCGGCAAGAAGGTTCCACCGGAGGTGCCGAAAAGAACGTCCTCCATCAGCTCGAGATCTATGGAACAGCGGCACAATGGTCTCAGTAAAAGCGTGGAGAACGGAAGTCTGAGTTCGGTGCAGAGCTCCGGCAGCGATTCCACCAATTGCGAAAGCTCCGAGGGTGATGCTCAAAGAGGATCGCCCGTTTGGAAGCATAAAGGCATTGTGAGTATAgctgatttttttctttcttttatatttacacgTTACTTGCTCACTTAGCGCAAGTAACGGCGATTTCTTGAGGACGTAAGCGAAAATTGTTAACGGAATCGTTGTGATTGTGAAATCAGTCGAGTTCGCCGGAACATCAGGAATGTGCGAGTCATACCACGGACGCGGCGGCGATGGCCGCTAACGTGAAAGAGCTCGGCCACTCACACGCCAGCTCCGGCTATCAGCTTCCCCTGATGGACCATACGGAGAATCTGCCGACTCAAACAAGTTACAAAGTATCCGAAACAGTGAGGAAGAGACAATACAGAGTCGGCCTAAATCTTTTCAATAAGAAGCCGGAAAGAGGGATTAATTATCTTATCAGACGTGGATTTTTAGAGAATAGTCCGCAAGGAGTAGCCAGATTTTTGATCAGTCGAAAAGGATTGTCGAAACAGATGATAGGAGAGTATCTCGGGAATTTGCAGAATACTTTCAATATGGCAGTGCTTGAGTGAGTGGctcaatatatttacatttaaatatcgagaacaaaaaataaatctgttaataaaagataagctagttatatttttaaactatatgtttaaatattttttaaaattatatatatatatataatgtcaagtataatgtattgaaaaaatattttttacttataaaaatttatctatatctgttataatttacttataatttgcAGATGTTTTTCGCAAGAATTAGATCTCTCTGGAATGCAAGTGGATGTCGGTTTACGAAAGTTTCAAGCATACTTCAGAATGCCTGGAGAGGCACAAAAGATCGAGCGGTTAATGGAGGTCTTTAGCCAACGTTACTGCCAATGTAATCATGACGTAATATCGAGGCTGCGATCGCCAGATACCGTTTTTGTCTTAGCTTTTGCTATTATCATGCTTAATACGGATTTGCACACCCCTAATCTGAAACCTGAGCGCAGAATGAGACTTGAGGATTTTATAAAGAATCTCCGAGGGATCGATGATTGCGGTGACATAGACCGGGATATCCTAGTTGGCATTTACGAACGAGTGAAAGATAACGAATTCAAGCCGGGCTCCGACCACGTGTCGCAAGTAATGAAGGTTCAGGCAACTATTGTTGGAAAGAAGCCAAACATGGCGCTGCCACATAGAAGATTGGTGTGTTACTGCAGGCTCTACGAGATACCAGACATTCACAAGAAGGAGAGACCTGGCGTTCACCAGAGAGAGGTTTTCCTCTTCAACGACTTGCTCGTTGTTACGAAGATCCTAAGCAAGAAGAAGAACAGTGTTACTTACACTTTCAGGCAGAGTTTTACACTCTGCGGGATGGTGGTCACGTTATTTGAGGTTCCCCGTAAGTTTCTGCGTTGCAATAAgtttacaaagatattttaaatattaacatgtCCTTTATTCTTGGTCGTTGACTTGCAGATTATCCATATGGCATAAGACTCTCTCAGCGTGTCGACGGAAAAGTTCTAGTCACATTTAACGCTCGAAACGAGCATGACAGGTGTAAATTTGTGGAAGACCTTAGAGAATCCATCAGCGAAATGGATGAGATGGAAACTTTACGCATCGAAACTGAACTGGAGAGACAAAAGAGCAGCAGAGGCGCGCGTGGCGGTGCGGAAAACAGAGACTCCGGTGTCGCGGATGTGGAGATATGTCCTTGTCCTGGAACTTGTTCCGACAGAGTAGAAACGGTAGACGTCGACACGCAATTGAAACGTTCAGCCCTTAGTAATTCTCTTCTGGACATACACGAACAGTGTAAGTAGAAAgaagtatatatttacattttcgtaaatatattaagatataatgGTATCAATGTATATGTTTAGTTGCCGGTGAGAAGCCACAGCGGCGTGGAAGCGTGGGTTCTCTAGATAGTGGTATGTCTATTTCATTTCAATCTACTTCTGCCAGCTCAATGAGCCAAGGCATTAAACATCCTGGACAAGTCCATCCTATTCATCCAGGGGCTACGATCCCTGGTGCCGGTGGTAAGGGACTGGCTCAGCAGCCGTCTTTTTTAGGAGGTCTCTTCGCCAGACGAGAACGAAAATTATCGCAATCTGAAGAGTCCGGCCCTTACAGTCGTACCACGGAAGTATAATGCACTCTTCCAGTTACGTAAACAAGGTACACTTTTGTATATCAGTTTTCTTCTAGTACGCTTCGtgtttttaataagataaacaCTTTCGCGTTGATGACGAGAATTTTAAACAGCAATAATTAATACCTAATTTAttcgtattaataaaattacgattGTAATTTTCATGTTTTGATCTTG
This genomic stretch from Monomorium pharaonis isolate MP-MQ-018 chromosome 4, ASM1337386v2, whole genome shotgun sequence harbors:
- the LOC105836391 gene encoding IQ motif and SEC7 domain-containing protein 1 isoform X6 produces the protein MSAVLGGGVGGSGGGGETAPAGALLEPDVEGIIEEKNQLISRQYAEIERLQRELAEVVGERDALLCEVSKFKFEREMTDLKRLHDDSFPTKVERPLASHGSSSSTAASQIHGNSMHGAYSSGSQTSLSTASYITGQSYMQGQNYAHGPPYPAASVQVYSHNATGGYSQPQSYGTMVQGFGGQPQSAGYQQNHLKKGSVRNGDVLKRCRLQTAYELSQDLLDKQIEMLERKYGGVKARNAALTIQRAFRRYTLLKKFAAITAMAKAEKRLSRKLQEAATDRSLNDHERMVYHSQIYIQQAQSANRPMPIRSMSLRERRHVDNSQSPIPRSQSGRCEVQITGHQHTNHNLHQSGRHTPSLAPSPCNRHQQLPPSPCWESSSQESGSIHYYNPQEALCGLRQETPPRDLLRTPCTSPSTPHNLQTTISQNWNNANQLGPGRTRSSGKKVPPEVPKRTSSISSRSMEQRHNGLSKSVENGSLSSVQSSGSDSTNCESSEGDAQRGSPVWKHKGISSSPEHQECASHTTDAAAMAANVKELGHSHASSGYQLPLMDHTENLPTQTSYKVSETVRKRQYRVGLNLFNKKPERGINYLIRRGFLENSPQGVARFLISRKGLSKQMIGEYLGNLQNTFNMAVLECFSQELDLSGMQVDVGLRKFQAYFRMPGEAQKIERLMEVFSQRYCQCNHDVISRLRSPDTVFVLAFAIIMLNTDLHTPNLKPERRMRLEDFIKNLRGIDDCGDIDRDILVGIYERVKDNEFKPGSDHVSQVMKVQATIVGKKPNMALPHRRLVCYCRLYEIPDIHKKERPGVHQREVFLFNDLLVVTKILSKKKNSVTYTFRQSFTLCGMVVTLFEVPHYPYGIRLSQRVDGKVLVTFNARNEHDRCKFVEDLRESISEMDEMETLRIETELERQKSSRGARGGAENRDSGVADVEICPCPGTCSDRVETVDVDTQLKRSALSNSLLDIHEQFAGEKPQRRGSVGSLDSGGLFARRERKLSQSEESGPYSRTTEV
- the LOC105836391 gene encoding IQ motif and SEC7 domain-containing protein 1 isoform X4; this translates as MITYTMIDPRSDRVTVCSPQTQHHCYQVIRTTRVHQSSRSSRMVTVQEKVVRSRLQLGYSTPTSFINRFPTKVERPLASHGSSSSTAASQIHGNSMHGAYSSGSQTSLSTASYITGQSYMQGQNYAHGPPYPAASVQVYSHNATGGYSQPQSYGTMVQGFGGQPQSAGYQQNHLKKGSVRNGDVLKRCRLQTAYELSQDLLDKQIEMLERKYGGVKARNAALTIQRAFRRYTLLKKFAAITAMAKAEKRLSRKLQEAATDRSLNDHERMVYHSQIYIQQAQSANRPMPIRSMSLRERRHVDNSQSPIPRSQSGRCEVQITGHQHTNHNLHQSGRHTPSLAPSPCNRHQQLPPSPCWESSSQESGSIHYYNPQEALCGLRQETPPRDLLRTPCTSPSTPHNLQTTISQNWNNANQLGPGRTRSSGKKVPPEVPKRTSSISSRSMEQRHNGLSKSVENGSLSSVQSSGSDSTNCESSEGDAQRGSPVWKHKGISSSPEHQECASHTTDAAAMAANVKELGHSHASSGYQLPLMDHTENLPTQTSYKVSETVRKRQYRVGLNLFNKKPERGINYLIRRGFLENSPQGVARFLISRKGLSKQMIGEYLGNLQNTFNMAVLECFSQELDLSGMQVDVGLRKFQAYFRMPGEAQKIERLMEVFSQRYCQCNHDVISRLRSPDTVFVLAFAIIMLNTDLHTPNLKPERRMRLEDFIKNLRGIDDCGDIDRDILVGIYERVKDNEFKPGSDHVSQVMKVQATIVGKKPNMALPHRRLVCYCRLYEIPDIHKKERPGVHQREVFLFNDLLVVTKILSKKKNSVTYTFRQSFTLCGMVVTLFEVPHYPYGIRLSQRVDGKVLVTFNARNEHDRCKFVEDLRESISEMDEMETLRIETELERQKSSRGARGGAENRDSGVADVEICPCPGTCSDRVETVDVDTQLKRSALSNSLLDIHEQFAGEKPQRRGSVGSLDSGMSISFQSTSASSMSQGIKHPGQVHPIHPGATIPGAGGKGLAQQPSFLGGLFARRERKLSQSEESGPYSRTTEV
- the LOC105836391 gene encoding IQ motif and SEC7 domain-containing protein 1 isoform X2, which produces MSAVLGGGVGGSGGGGETAPAGALLEPDVEGIIEEKNQLISRQYAEIERLQRELAEVVGERDALLCEVSKFKFEREMTDLKRLHDDSFPTKVERPLASHGSSSSTAASQIHGNSMHGAYSSGSQTSLSTASYITGQSYMQGQNYAHGPPYPAASVQVYSHNATGGYSQPQSYGTMVQGFGGQPQSAGYQQNHLKKGSVRNGDVLKRCRLQTAYELSQDLLDKQIEMLERKYGGVKARNAALTIQRAFRRYTLLKKFAAITAMAKAEKRLSRKLQEAATDRSLNDHERMVYHSQIYIQQAQSANSMSLRERRHVDNSQSPIPRSQSGRCEVQITGHQHTNHNLHQSGRHTPSLAPSPCNRHQQLPPSPCWESSSQESGSIHYYNPQEALCGLRQETPPRDLLRTPCTSPSTPHNLQTTISQNWNNANQLGPGRTRSSGKKVPPEVPKRTSSISSRSMEQRHNGLSKSVENGSLSSVQSSGSDSTNCESSEGDAQRGSPVWKHKGISSSPEHQECASHTTDAAAMAANVKELGHSHASSGYQLPLMDHTENLPTQTSYKVSETVRKRQYRVGLNLFNKKPERGINYLIRRGFLENSPQGVARFLISRKGLSKQMIGEYLGNLQNTFNMAVLECFSQELDLSGMQVDVGLRKFQAYFRMPGEAQKIERLMEVFSQRYCQCNHDVISRLRSPDTVFVLAFAIIMLNTDLHTPNLKPERRMRLEDFIKNLRGIDDCGDIDRDILVGIYERVKDNEFKPGSDHVSQVMKVQATIVGKKPNMALPHRRLVCYCRLYEIPDIHKKERPGVHQREVFLFNDLLVVTKILSKKKNSVTYTFRQSFTLCGMVVTLFEVPHYPYGIRLSQRVDGKVLVTFNARNEHDRCKFVEDLRESISEMDEMETLRIETELERQKSSRGARGGAENRDSGVADVEICPCPGTCSDRVETVDVDTQLKRSALSNSLLDIHEQFAGEKPQRRGSVGSLDSGMSISFQSTSASSMSQGIKHPGQVHPIHPGATIPGAGGKGLAQQPSFLGGLFARRERKLSQSEESGPYSRTTEV
- the LOC105836391 gene encoding IQ motif and SEC7 domain-containing protein 1 isoform X5, which produces MCACVCECNDCASQSLPRDGRLRSRDRKLPRPVASLCSDSEYRHYIHSFPTKVERPLASHGSSSSTAASQIHGNSMHGAYSSGSQTSLSTASYITGQSYMQGQNYAHGPPYPAASVQVYSHNATGGYSQPQSYGTMVQGFGGQPQSAGYQQNHLKKGSVRNGDVLKRCRLQTAYELSQDLLDKQIEMLERKYGGVKARNAALTIQRAFRRYTLLKKFAAITAMAKAEKRLSRKLQEAATDRSLNDHERMVYHSQIYIQQAQSANRPMPIRSMSLRERRHVDNSQSPIPRSQSGRCEVQITGHQHTNHNLHQSGRHTPSLAPSPCNRHQQLPPSPCWESSSQESGSIHYYNPQEALCGLRQETPPRDLLRTPCTSPSTPHNLQTTISQNWNNANQLGPGRTRSSGKKVPPEVPKRTSSISSRSMEQRHNGLSKSVENGSLSSVQSSGSDSTNCESSEGDAQRGSPVWKHKGISSSPEHQECASHTTDAAAMAANVKELGHSHASSGYQLPLMDHTENLPTQTSYKVSETVRKRQYRVGLNLFNKKPERGINYLIRRGFLENSPQGVARFLISRKGLSKQMIGEYLGNLQNTFNMAVLECFSQELDLSGMQVDVGLRKFQAYFRMPGEAQKIERLMEVFSQRYCQCNHDVISRLRSPDTVFVLAFAIIMLNTDLHTPNLKPERRMRLEDFIKNLRGIDDCGDIDRDILVGIYERVKDNEFKPGSDHVSQVMKVQATIVGKKPNMALPHRRLVCYCRLYEIPDIHKKERPGVHQREVFLFNDLLVVTKILSKKKNSVTYTFRQSFTLCGMVVTLFEVPHYPYGIRLSQRVDGKVLVTFNARNEHDRCKFVEDLRESISEMDEMETLRIETELERQKSSRGARGGAENRDSGVADVEICPCPGTCSDRVETVDVDTQLKRSALSNSLLDIHEQFAGEKPQRRGSVGSLDSGMSISFQSTSASSMSQGIKHPGQVHPIHPGATIPGAGGKGLAQQPSFLGGLFARRERKLSQSEESGPYSRTTEV
- the LOC105836391 gene encoding IQ motif and SEC7 domain-containing protein 1 isoform X7 → MIIICVHHFRDFPTKVERPLASHGSSSSTAASQIHGNSMHGAYSSGSQTSLSTASYITGQSYMQGQNYAHGPPYPAASVQVYSHNATGGYSQPQSYGTMVQGFGGQPQSAGYQQNHLKKGSVRNGDVLKRCRLQTAYELSQDLLDKQIEMLERKYGGVKARNAALTIQRAFRRYTLLKKFAAITAMAKAEKRLSRKLQEAATDRSLNDHERMVYHSQIYIQQAQSANRPMPIRSMSLRERRHVDNSQSPIPRSQSGRCEVQITGHQHTNHNLHQSGRHTPSLAPSPCNRHQQLPPSPCWESSSQESGSIHYYNPQEALCGLRQETPPRDLLRTPCTSPSTPHNLQTTISQNWNNANQLGPGRTRSSGKKVPPEVPKRTSSISSRSMEQRHNGLSKSVENGSLSSVQSSGSDSTNCESSEGDAQRGSPVWKHKGISSSPEHQECASHTTDAAAMAANVKELGHSHASSGYQLPLMDHTENLPTQTSYKVSETVRKRQYRVGLNLFNKKPERGINYLIRRGFLENSPQGVARFLISRKGLSKQMIGEYLGNLQNTFNMAVLECFSQELDLSGMQVDVGLRKFQAYFRMPGEAQKIERLMEVFSQRYCQCNHDVISRLRSPDTVFVLAFAIIMLNTDLHTPNLKPERRMRLEDFIKNLRGIDDCGDIDRDILVGIYERVKDNEFKPGSDHVSQVMKVQATIVGKKPNMALPHRRLVCYCRLYEIPDIHKKERPGVHQREVFLFNDLLVVTKILSKKKNSVTYTFRQSFTLCGMVVTLFEVPHYPYGIRLSQRVDGKVLVTFNARNEHDRCKFVEDLRESISEMDEMETLRIETELERQKSSRGARGGAENRDSGVADVEICPCPGTCSDRVETVDVDTQLKRSALSNSLLDIHEQFAGEKPQRRGSVGSLDSGMSISFQSTSASSMSQGIKHPGQVHPIHPGATIPGAGGKGLAQQPSFLGGLFARRERKLSQSEESGPYSRTTEV
- the LOC105836391 gene encoding IQ motif and SEC7 domain-containing protein 1 isoform X1, which produces MSAVLGGGVGGSGGGGETAPAGALLEPDVEGIIEEKNQLISRQYAEIERLQRELAEVVGERDALLCEVSKFKFEREMTDLKRLHDDSFPTKVERPLASHGSSSSTAASQIHGNSMHGAYSSGSQTSLSTASYITGQSYMQGQNYAHGPPYPAASVQVYSHNATGGYSQPQSYGTMVQGFGGQPQSAGYQQNHLKKGSVRNGDVLKRCRLQTAYELSQDLLDKQIEMLERKYGGVKARNAALTIQRAFRRYTLLKKFAAITAMAKAEKRLSRKLQEAATDRSLNDHERMVYHSQIYIQQAQSANRPMPIRSMSLRERRHVDNSQSPIPRSQSGRCEVQITGHQHTNHNLHQSGRHTPSLAPSPCNRHQQLPPSPCWESSSQESGSIHYYNPQEALCGLRQETPPRDLLRTPCTSPSTPHNLQTTISQNWNNANQLGPGRTRSSGKKVPPEVPKRTSSISSRSMEQRHNGLSKSVENGSLSSVQSSGSDSTNCESSEGDAQRGSPVWKHKGISSSPEHQECASHTTDAAAMAANVKELGHSHASSGYQLPLMDHTENLPTQTSYKVSETVRKRQYRVGLNLFNKKPERGINYLIRRGFLENSPQGVARFLISRKGLSKQMIGEYLGNLQNTFNMAVLECFSQELDLSGMQVDVGLRKFQAYFRMPGEAQKIERLMEVFSQRYCQCNHDVISRLRSPDTVFVLAFAIIMLNTDLHTPNLKPERRMRLEDFIKNLRGIDDCGDIDRDILVGIYERVKDNEFKPGSDHVSQVMKVQATIVGKKPNMALPHRRLVCYCRLYEIPDIHKKERPGVHQREVFLFNDLLVVTKILSKKKNSVTYTFRQSFTLCGMVVTLFEVPHYPYGIRLSQRVDGKVLVTFNARNEHDRCKFVEDLRESISEMDEMETLRIETELERQKSSRGARGGAENRDSGVADVEICPCPGTCSDRVETVDVDTQLKRSALSNSLLDIHEQFAGEKPQRRGSVGSLDSGMSISFQSTSASSMSQGIKHPGQVHPIHPGATIPGAGGKGLAQQPSFLGGLFARRERKLSQSEESGPYSRTTEV
- the LOC105836391 gene encoding IQ motif and SEC7 domain-containing protein 1 isoform X3 — its product is MSAVLGGGVGGSGGGGETAPAGALLEPDVEGIIEEKNQLISRQYAEIERLQRELAEVVGERDALLCEVSKFKFEREMTDLKRLHDDSFPTKVERPLASHGSSSSTAASQIHGNSMHGAYSSGSQTSLSTASYITGQSYMQGQNYAHGPPYPAASVQVYSHNATGGYSQPQSYGTMVQGFGGQPQSAGYQQNHLKKGSVRNGDVLKRCRLQTAYELSQDLLDKQIEMLERKYGGVKARNAALTIQRAFRRYTLLKKFAAITAMAKAEKRLSRKLQEAATDRSLNDHERMVYHSQIYIQQAQSANRERRHVDNSQSPIPRSQSGRCEVQITGHQHTNHNLHQSGRHTPSLAPSPCNRHQQLPPSPCWESSSQESGSIHYYNPQEALCGLRQETPPRDLLRTPCTSPSTPHNLQTTISQNWNNANQLGPGRTRSSGKKVPPEVPKRTSSISSRSMEQRHNGLSKSVENGSLSSVQSSGSDSTNCESSEGDAQRGSPVWKHKGISSSPEHQECASHTTDAAAMAANVKELGHSHASSGYQLPLMDHTENLPTQTSYKVSETVRKRQYRVGLNLFNKKPERGINYLIRRGFLENSPQGVARFLISRKGLSKQMIGEYLGNLQNTFNMAVLECFSQELDLSGMQVDVGLRKFQAYFRMPGEAQKIERLMEVFSQRYCQCNHDVISRLRSPDTVFVLAFAIIMLNTDLHTPNLKPERRMRLEDFIKNLRGIDDCGDIDRDILVGIYERVKDNEFKPGSDHVSQVMKVQATIVGKKPNMALPHRRLVCYCRLYEIPDIHKKERPGVHQREVFLFNDLLVVTKILSKKKNSVTYTFRQSFTLCGMVVTLFEVPHYPYGIRLSQRVDGKVLVTFNARNEHDRCKFVEDLRESISEMDEMETLRIETELERQKSSRGARGGAENRDSGVADVEICPCPGTCSDRVETVDVDTQLKRSALSNSLLDIHEQFAGEKPQRRGSVGSLDSGMSISFQSTSASSMSQGIKHPGQVHPIHPGATIPGAGGKGLAQQPSFLGGLFARRERKLSQSEESGPYSRTTEV